A single genomic interval of Kiloniellales bacterium harbors:
- a CDS encoding cytochrome P450, which yields MTAVGGELYRPPAPVPTTPVRALFRGMLSRGRDLLSLMPEEAYRSRVSVIGRTRRKIVLVNDPALVRGLLTEQAEAYPKNDLMVGALAPLVGDGVFVSTGEKWRRHRGMIESAFSHMHVNRAFRSMQASVDDYETHLDGLARSGEVFSLEEAMSHLTADVMSRTVFSESLRSRAAREIFEAFARFQDSVANVQILRLWLGRPWAEVRQPPAAVEAAQQIRRYVGALIEARLEGGGTHGGDIADEVIAARDADSGQPFTREELIDQIGVFFLAGHETTAGALAWAFFILSQCPQAVERMRSEIAAVSGPDPIGFEAAKKLVYVRGVFRETLRLYPPLAFIPRVALEPGRIGDIPVPRGAMVMISPWIMHRHRDLWRDPERFDPERFLPERERELTPNAYLPFGLGRRVCVGAAFATLEATLILARLMWRYDIETVNVEDVRPVTRLTTRTAEGIQVRLRRL from the coding sequence ATGACGGCCGTCGGGGGCGAGCTCTACCGGCCGCCGGCGCCGGTGCCGACGACGCCGGTGCGCGCGCTCTTCAGGGGCATGCTCAGCCGGGGGCGGGACCTGCTCAGCCTGATGCCCGAGGAGGCCTACCGGTCCCGGGTCTCGGTGATCGGCCGGACCCGGCGCAAGATCGTCCTGGTCAACGACCCGGCGCTGGTTCGCGGTCTGCTCACCGAGCAGGCCGAGGCCTATCCGAAGAACGACCTGATGGTAGGGGCGCTGGCGCCCCTGGTCGGCGACGGGGTCTTCGTCTCGACCGGCGAGAAGTGGCGGCGCCACCGTGGCATGATCGAATCGGCCTTCAGCCATATGCATGTCAACCGCGCCTTCCGGAGCATGCAAGCCAGCGTCGACGATTATGAAACGCACCTGGACGGCTTGGCTCGGAGCGGCGAGGTCTTCTCCTTGGAAGAGGCGATGAGCCACCTGACCGCCGACGTGATGAGCCGGACGGTCTTCTCCGAGTCGCTGCGGAGTCGGGCGGCGCGGGAGATCTTCGAGGCCTTCGCCCGCTTTCAGGACTCGGTGGCCAACGTGCAGATCCTCAGGCTCTGGCTCGGGCGGCCCTGGGCAGAGGTGCGCCAGCCGCCGGCCGCGGTCGAGGCGGCACAGCAGATCCGGCGCTACGTCGGCGCTCTGATCGAAGCGCGGCTCGAGGGCGGCGGCACGCACGGCGGCGACATCGCGGACGAAGTCATCGCGGCGCGCGATGCGGACAGCGGCCAGCCGTTTACGCGCGAGGAACTGATCGATCAGATCGGCGTGTTCTTCCTGGCCGGGCACGAAACCACCGCGGGCGCGCTGGCCTGGGCCTTTTTCATCCTGTCCCAGTGTCCGCAAGCGGTCGAGCGGATGCGTTCGGAGATCGCCGCCGTCTCGGGACCGGACCCGATCGGCTTCGAGGCGGCAAAGAAGCTCGTCTACGTCCGCGGCGTGTTCCGGGAAACGCTGCGCCTCTATCCGCCGCTCGCCTTCATCCCGCGGGTGGCTCTGGAGCCGGGGCGAATCGGCGATATCCCCGTGCCGCGCGGCGCCATGGTCATGATCTCGCCCTGGATCATGCATCGCCATCGGGATCTCTGGCGCGATCCGGAACGTTTCGATCCCGAGCGGTTCCTACCGGAGCGGGAGCGGGAGCTGACCCCGAACGCTTATCTGCCGTTCGGGCTGGGTCGCCGGGTCTGCGTAGGAGCCGCCTTCGCGACGCTGGAAGCCACCCTGATCCTGGCGCGGCTCATGTGGCGCTACGATATCGAGACCGTGAATGTCGAAGACGTGCGGCCTGTCACCCGCCTGACGACGCGCACCGCCGAGGGTATCCAGGTCAGGCTGCGGCGACTCTGA
- the bchI gene encoding magnesium chelatase ATPase subunit I, with translation MKHGSQVGTSPSARRGRSQVKALGEEGRPSGPFPFSAIVGQDQVKLALLVAAVDSTIGGVLIFGDRGTGKSTAVRGLASLLPKMRAVAGCPYGCPPDTTAGHCEACREAAPENLKSRPTPVPVVDLPLGATEDRIVGALDLERALTLGEKAFEPGLLAKANRGFLYIDEVNLLEDHLVDLLLDVAASGENLVEREGLSVRHPARFVLIGSGNPEEGELRPQLLDRFGLSVEVETPGDVATRVEIVRRRDSFERDPEGFARQWKPEDEKMRRRVAAARRRLDQVAVPDPIYEQCAELCIALGTDGLRGELTLIRAARAAAALKGKKVVGEGHVREVAAPALRHRLRRDPLDEAGSGVRVERAVAEVFG, from the coding sequence ATGAAGCACGGCTCGCAAGTCGGGACTTCGCCTTCAGCGCGGCGGGGCCGGTCGCAGGTCAAGGCGCTGGGCGAGGAAGGCCGGCCCTCGGGCCCCTTCCCCTTCTCGGCGATCGTCGGGCAGGACCAGGTCAAGCTGGCGCTGCTGGTCGCGGCGGTCGACTCCACGATCGGCGGCGTGTTGATCTTCGGCGACCGGGGCACCGGCAAATCCACGGCGGTTCGCGGACTCGCGTCCCTGCTGCCCAAGATGCGGGCCGTGGCCGGCTGTCCCTACGGCTGCCCGCCGGATACCACCGCCGGCCACTGCGAGGCCTGCCGCGAGGCGGCCCCGGAAAACCTCAAATCCCGGCCAACCCCCGTCCCTGTGGTCGATCTGCCGCTCGGCGCCACCGAGGACCGTATCGTCGGCGCGCTCGACCTCGAACGGGCCCTGACGCTGGGCGAGAAGGCTTTCGAGCCCGGCCTGCTCGCGAAGGCCAACCGCGGCTTCCTCTACATCGACGAGGTCAATTTGCTGGAAGACCATCTGGTAGACCTGCTGCTCGACGTCGCGGCCTCCGGCGAAAACCTGGTCGAGCGCGAGGGGCTTAGCGTGCGCCACCCGGCGCGCTTCGTCCTGATCGGCAGCGGCAATCCCGAGGAAGGCGAGCTGCGCCCGCAGCTCCTCGACCGATTCGGCCTCTCGGTCGAGGTCGAGACGCCCGGCGACGTCGCCACGCGGGTCGAGATCGTGCGCCGCCGCGACAGCTTCGAGCGCGACCCCGAGGGCTTCGCCCGGCAGTGGAAGCCGGAGGACGAGAAGATGCGCCGCCGGGTCGCCGCGGCCCGCCGGCGCCTTGACCAGGTCGCGGTCCCGGACCCTATCTACGAGCAATGCGCCGAGCTGTGCATCGCCCTCGGCACCGACGGCCTGCGCGGCGAACTGACCCTGATCCGCGCGGCCCGCGCGGCGGCGGCCCTGAAGGGAAAGAAGGTGGTCGGCGAAGGCCACGTCCGGGAGGTGGCCGCCCCGGCGCTGCGCCACCGGCTGCGGCGCGATCCGCTCGACGAAGCCGGATCGGGCGTCCGGGTCGAACGCGCGGTCGCCGAGGTCTTCGGGTAG
- a CDS encoding cobalamin-dependent protein (Presence of a B(12) (cobalamin)-binding domain implies dependence on cobalamin itself, in one of its several forms, or in some unusual lineages, dependence on a cobalamin-like analog.), translating to MAVLRQLLGTSDILEAYELYNLCEEGEDSAASADQAGADQEGFEPASRFAGLARTIETEIVPRLMLAHKAELTGKRVAADGPAEPTAEDVKTFAAVVVKRDLASAHRFVVDMRERGASLETVFLSLMAPTARHLGDLWVEDRLDFTSVTLGLSRLQQLLRALSPAFGADADCPAPAGKALLVTFPGEQHTFGMYMVAEFFRRDGWEVWGGPPEGVDAVFDMVADDWFDVLGVSVSLDSSLSRLGSLIGGARRVSRNEHLRVLAGGRALSGNDELAVRHGADGVAADGRHAVHRARELVGAAVRPLA from the coding sequence ATGGCAGTCTTGCGACAACTGCTCGGGACCAGCGACATCTTGGAAGCGTACGAACTTTATAACCTATGCGAGGAAGGGGAGGACAGCGCCGCCAGCGCGGACCAAGCTGGCGCGGACCAAGAGGGGTTCGAGCCGGCTTCACGTTTTGCCGGGCTGGCGCGGACCATTGAAACGGAGATCGTGCCCCGTCTGATGCTGGCCCACAAGGCCGAGCTGACGGGCAAGCGTGTGGCGGCGGACGGTCCGGCGGAGCCCACGGCGGAGGACGTCAAGACCTTCGCGGCGGTCGTCGTGAAGCGGGACCTGGCAAGCGCCCATCGCTTCGTCGTCGACATGCGTGAGCGCGGCGCGTCGCTCGAGACGGTTTTCCTCTCACTGATGGCGCCGACGGCCCGCCACCTCGGCGACCTCTGGGTCGAGGACCGCCTCGACTTTACCTCAGTCACGCTCGGGCTTTCCCGCCTGCAGCAGCTTCTGCGCGCGCTCAGCCCGGCGTTCGGGGCCGACGCCGATTGCCCCGCGCCGGCGGGCAAGGCCCTGCTGGTGACCTTTCCCGGCGAGCAGCACACCTTCGGCATGTACATGGTCGCCGAGTTCTTCCGCCGCGACGGCTGGGAAGTCTGGGGCGGCCCGCCCGAAGGCGTGGATGCGGTGTTCGACATGGTGGCCGACGACTGGTTCGACGTGCTCGGCGTGTCCGTGAGCCTGGACAGCAGCCTGAGCCGGCTCGGATCTCTGATCGGCGGCGCGCGCCGGGTCTCACGCAACGAGCACCTCCGCGTTCTCGCCGGCGGCCGGGCCCTGTCCGGGAACGACGAACTGGCCGTCAGGCATGGCGCCGACGGTGTCGCGGCCGACGGGCGCCATGCCGTTCATCGTGCCCGCGAACTGGTCGGTGCCGCCGTGAGGCCGCTGGCCTAG
- the bchF gene encoding 2-vinyl bacteriochlorophyllide hydratase, which translates to MIRTLDLNSTIDKCLARFDACPFSALAGDCRTQSQARPARRDTALYTPDQRRRRDETPWTLVQGILAPLQFVVFLISLVLVLRFMITGVGFEAATVSIVVKTLILYTIMVTGAIWERVVFGQYLFAPAFFWEDVVSMLVIALHTAYLYVLIEGTVAAEGQMLLALAAYAAYVANASQFFLKLRAARREGSAGAPAYRTA; encoded by the coding sequence ATGATCCGCACCTTGGACCTAAACTCGACCATCGACAAATGCCTGGCGCGGTTCGATGCCTGCCCCTTCTCCGCCCTGGCGGGAGACTGCCGCACGCAGAGCCAGGCCCGGCCCGCGCGCAGGGACACGGCGCTCTATACGCCGGACCAGCGCCGGCGCCGCGACGAGACGCCCTGGACGCTGGTGCAGGGTATCCTGGCGCCGCTCCAGTTCGTTGTCTTCCTGATCAGCCTGGTTCTGGTCCTTCGCTTCATGATCACCGGCGTGGGCTTCGAAGCCGCCACGGTGTCGATCGTCGTCAAGACCCTGATCCTCTACACCATCATGGTCACCGGCGCGATCTGGGAGCGCGTCGTGTTCGGCCAGTACCTTTTCGCCCCCGCGTTCTTCTGGGAAGACGTGGTCAGCATGCTGGTGATCGCCCTCCATACGGCCTACCTCTACGTTCTGATCGAGGGCACGGTCGCGGCCGAAGGGCAGATGCTGCTCGCGCTGGCGGCCTACGCCGCCTACGTCGCAAACGCGTCCCAATTCTTCCTGAAGCTCCGCGCCGCCAGGCGCGAGGGCTCGGCCGGAGCCCCGGCGTATCGCACCGCGTGA
- a CDS encoding BCD family MFS transporter: protein MTVKAPRVSLSWLQIVRLGLAQSALGAIVVLTTSTMNRVMVVELALPAMLPGALVAFHYAIQVLRPRWGYGSDIGGRRTPWIVGGMAVLALGGVLAAAATAAMSVSLALGVVLATVAFALIGGGVGASGTSLLVLLAKLVDPERRAPAATIVWLMMISGMIVTAGVAGHFLDPFSLSRLILVAAVVAGSAFALTVAAVWGIEACAGAAPRPAEPVAAEPQPSFREALAQVWAEPTARRFSVFIFVSMLAYSAQDLILEPFAGAVFGKTPGESTQLAGVQHGGVLLGMILIAVLGRACRGRRFGSLRAWAMAGCVLSAAALFTLASGGFVGIGFPLEAAVFALGVANGAFAVAAIGSMMGLVSEGRRSREGTRMGLWGAAQAIAFGLGGFAGTVAIDVTRALFDQPALAYGVVFMAEGLLFLLAAYLATQVTQPAGEPAARPAPVPEPGLAEIGGR from the coding sequence ATGACGGTCAAGGCTCCGAGGGTTTCGCTGTCCTGGCTGCAGATCGTCCGGCTTGGACTGGCGCAGAGCGCGCTCGGCGCGATCGTCGTGCTGACGACCTCGACGATGAACCGGGTCATGGTGGTCGAGCTGGCGCTGCCCGCCATGTTGCCGGGGGCGCTGGTCGCATTTCACTACGCGATCCAGGTGCTCCGCCCGCGCTGGGGCTACGGATCCGACATCGGCGGCCGGCGCACGCCCTGGATCGTCGGCGGTATGGCCGTGCTCGCCCTCGGCGGGGTTCTGGCGGCCGCCGCTACCGCCGCCATGTCGGTCTCCCTGGCGCTCGGCGTTGTGCTGGCGACCGTCGCCTTCGCTTTGATCGGCGGCGGGGTCGGGGCGTCGGGCACCTCGCTACTGGTGCTGCTCGCCAAGCTGGTAGACCCGGAGCGCCGCGCCCCGGCGGCGACCATCGTCTGGCTGATGATGATCTCCGGCATGATCGTGACGGCCGGCGTGGCCGGGCACTTTCTCGATCCCTTCTCCCTGAGCCGGCTGATCCTGGTCGCCGCCGTCGTCGCCGGTAGCGCCTTCGCGCTTACCGTGGCCGCGGTCTGGGGCATCGAGGCCTGCGCCGGCGCGGCGCCGCGCCCGGCGGAACCCGTGGCCGCGGAGCCGCAACCCTCGTTCAGAGAGGCGCTCGCCCAGGTTTGGGCCGAGCCGACGGCGCGCCGCTTCTCCGTCTTCATCTTCGTCTCCATGCTGGCCTACAGCGCCCAGGACCTCATCCTGGAACCCTTCGCCGGGGCGGTCTTCGGCAAGACGCCCGGGGAATCGACCCAGCTCGCCGGCGTGCAGCATGGCGGCGTGCTGCTCGGCATGATCCTGATCGCCGTGCTCGGCCGGGCGTGCCGCGGGCGGCGCTTCGGCTCGCTGCGGGCCTGGGCCATGGCCGGCTGCGTCCTGTCGGCGGCGGCGCTCTTCACCCTCGCGTCCGGCGGCTTCGTCGGGATCGGCTTCCCGCTGGAAGCGGCGGTCTTCGCCCTCGGCGTGGCCAACGGCGCCTTCGCGGTCGCGGCGATCGGCTCGATGATGGGGCTGGTCAGCGAGGGGCGGCGGTCCCGCGAGGGCACGCGCATGGGCCTCTGGGGGGCGGCCCAGGCGATCGCCTTCGGGCTTGGCGGGTTCGCCGGAACGGTCGCGATCGACGTGACGCGGGCGCTGTTCGACCAGCCGGCTCTCGCCTATGGCGTGGTCTTCATGGCCGAGGGACTGCTCTTCCTGCTCGCCGCCTACCTGGCGACGCAGGTAACCCAGCCGGCGGGCGAGCCGGCGGCGCGGCCGGCGCCGGTGCCAGAGCCCGGCCTGGCGGAAATCGGTGGAAGATAG
- the chlG gene encoding chlorophyll synthase ChlG — protein MTSVLELLKPITWFAPMWAYGCGVVSSGLPADDRWLLLFAGVLLAGPLVCGTSQAVNDWFDRHVDAINQPERPIPSGRIPGRWGLYIAIFWTVVSLLVATLLGPWGFAAAVVGLALAWAYSAPPLRLKRNGWWGNTAVAVCYEGLPWFTGAAVMAAALPDWRILVLAGLYSIGAHGIMTLNDFKSVGGDRRTGVRSLPVQLGVDRAARLACSVMIVPQFAVIGFLFAWGHSLYAIGVALLLAVQVALMGRLLKDPKAQAPWYNATGTTLYVLGMLVSALALLGASA, from the coding sequence ATGACATCCGTCCTCGAGCTGCTCAAGCCAATCACCTGGTTTGCGCCTATGTGGGCCTATGGCTGCGGGGTGGTGTCCTCCGGATTGCCGGCCGATGACCGCTGGCTGCTTCTCTTCGCCGGCGTCCTGCTCGCCGGCCCGCTGGTCTGCGGCACCAGCCAGGCGGTCAACGACTGGTTCGACCGCCACGTGGACGCGATCAACCAGCCCGAACGACCGATTCCCTCCGGCCGCATTCCCGGGCGCTGGGGTCTCTACATTGCCATCTTCTGGACGGTCGTGTCGCTCCTGGTCGCCACCCTGCTCGGGCCCTGGGGCTTCGCCGCGGCCGTGGTCGGCCTCGCGCTGGCCTGGGCCTACAGCGCGCCGCCGCTGCGCCTGAAGCGAAACGGCTGGTGGGGCAACACCGCGGTGGCGGTCTGCTACGAGGGCCTGCCCTGGTTCACCGGCGCCGCAGTCATGGCCGCCGCGCTGCCGGACTGGCGCATCCTCGTGCTCGCCGGGCTCTACAGTATCGGGGCCCACGGCATCATGACCCTGAACGACTTCAAGTCGGTCGGCGGGGACCGGCGCACCGGGGTCCGCTCTTTGCCGGTGCAGCTCGGCGTCGACCGGGCGGCCCGGCTCGCCTGCAGCGTCATGATCGTTCCCCAGTTCGCGGTGATCGGCTTTCTCTTCGCCTGGGGGCACAGCCTCTACGCAATCGGTGTCGCCCTGCTGCTCGCCGTGCAGGTCGCCCTGATGGGCCGCCTGCTTAAGGACCCTAAGGCGCAGGCGCCCTGGTACAACGCCACGGGCACCACGCTCTACGTGCTCGGCATGCTGGTCAGCGCGCTGGCTCTGCTGGGAGCATCGGCATGA
- the ppsR gene encoding transcriptional regulator PpsR — protein MEDFISDQQPSEFKSPKRVFGDLDTGTAAALVMAAADVALVIGRDESVVDLACAHSELLTQGVEDWRGQKWSQTATVESQPKIASLLEDARKGEAPRWRQLNHPVADGPDLPITYVAVEIGKKGQVLVLGRELRTVASLQQQVVEAQQAMEREYMRLRHTETRYRVLFQLAAEAVLIVDAATRRIVDANPAAIQLLRATAGELIGQKFPDDFDSEDREVIVDLFASARGQAATETAQLRLADQQYRISASLFRQGNKAHLLVRLASLEEGAGVPKTRSRLLDVIEIMPDAFVVTDLKGRILTANPAFLDLAQLATEDHAMGQSLGRWLGRLEIDLGVLTANLREHGVVRLFVTTVQGELGSKEEVEVSGVSVMNGEESCLGFSIRAIGSRQFKEDAGRHPLPKSVEQLTELVGHVSLKDLVRETTDMIERLSIEAALELSGDNRASAAELLGLSRQSLYAKLHRYGLGDLQPDNNNSDRRS, from the coding sequence ATGGAAGACTTTATCTCCGATCAGCAGCCCAGCGAGTTCAAGTCGCCGAAGCGCGTCTTCGGGGACCTCGATACGGGCACCGCCGCGGCCCTGGTCATGGCCGCGGCCGATGTCGCGCTGGTGATCGGTCGCGACGAGTCGGTCGTGGACTTGGCTTGCGCGCACTCGGAGCTTCTGACGCAAGGGGTGGAGGACTGGCGGGGGCAGAAGTGGTCCCAGACCGCGACGGTGGAGAGCCAGCCGAAGATCGCCTCCTTGCTTGAAGATGCCAGGAAAGGCGAAGCGCCGCGCTGGCGGCAGCTGAACCACCCGGTGGCCGATGGGCCGGACTTGCCGATCACCTACGTGGCGGTCGAGATCGGCAAGAAGGGCCAGGTTCTGGTGCTGGGCAGGGAGCTGCGCACGGTCGCCTCGCTCCAGCAGCAGGTCGTCGAAGCACAACAAGCAATGGAGCGGGAGTACATGCGCCTGCGACACACAGAGACCAGATATCGGGTGCTGTTCCAGTTGGCAGCCGAAGCGGTCCTGATCGTCGACGCCGCGACGCGGCGGATCGTCGATGCCAACCCTGCGGCGATCCAACTGCTCCGGGCAACCGCCGGCGAGCTGATCGGACAGAAGTTTCCGGACGACTTCGACAGCGAAGATAGGGAGGTCATCGTCGACCTCTTCGCCAGCGCCCGCGGCCAAGCGGCCACGGAGACCGCCCAGTTGCGCCTGGCCGATCAGCAGTACCGCATCTCCGCCTCTCTGTTCCGGCAGGGCAACAAGGCCCATCTCCTGGTGCGTCTGGCGTCCCTGGAAGAGGGCGCGGGCGTGCCGAAGACCAGGTCCAGGCTTCTGGACGTGATCGAGATCATGCCGGATGCCTTCGTCGTCACCGATCTCAAGGGCCGCATCCTGACCGCGAACCCGGCCTTTCTCGACCTGGCCCAACTGGCGACCGAAGACCATGCCATGGGCCAGTCGCTCGGGCGCTGGCTCGGCCGCCTCGAGATCGACCTCGGCGTGCTGACGGCGAACCTGCGCGAGCACGGCGTCGTGCGGCTCTTCGTGACCACGGTGCAGGGCGAGCTGGGTTCCAAGGAAGAGGTCGAGGTCTCCGGGGTCTCCGTCATGAACGGCGAGGAATCCTGTCTTGGGTTCTCGATCCGGGCGATCGGCAGCCGTCAGTTCAAGGAGGACGCGGGACGTCATCCCTTGCCCAAGTCGGTCGAGCAGCTGACCGAGCTGGTCGGTCATGTCTCGCTGAAGGATCTCGTGCGCGAAACGACCGACATGATCGAGCGCCTGTCGATCGAGGCGGCGCTCGAGCTGAGCGGCGACAACCGGGCCTCGGCGGCGGAGCTCCTCGGCCTCAGTCGGCAGAGTCTCTACGCCAAATTGCACCGCTACGGCCTCGGCGATCTGCAGCCCGACAACAACAACAGCGACCGCCGCAGTTAG
- a CDS encoding spheroidene monooxygenase translates to MQFARGPLAAVPGIGFHKLLGTGTREGFHPYPNFSVYAILAVWPSLAAARAAINESRVYCRYRAHACETWTVFLGATQSRGCWDGVAPFDLVPPPDDGEPIAVLTRASVKPRHVPAFWRQVPDISATIRRQDDLLFKMGLGEIPWFHQVTFSIWSRVEAMEAFAYSGFHRGAIAEVRRAGWFSEELFVRFRVLHAEGRWEGAAPLAETTRPVPGTANQAAFAAELP, encoded by the coding sequence ATGCAGTTCGCGCGCGGTCCGCTGGCCGCCGTGCCCGGGATCGGGTTTCACAAGCTCCTCGGGACGGGAACCCGGGAGGGCTTTCACCCCTATCCCAACTTTTCCGTCTACGCGATCCTGGCTGTCTGGCCATCGCTCGCGGCGGCCCGTGCGGCGATCAACGAGAGCAGGGTCTACTGCCGCTACCGCGCCCATGCCTGCGAGACCTGGACGGTCTTCCTGGGGGCGACCCAGAGCCGGGGCTGCTGGGACGGGGTTGCGCCCTTCGACCTCGTGCCGCCGCCTGATGACGGGGAGCCCATCGCCGTGCTGACGCGCGCATCGGTGAAGCCGCGCCACGTTCCGGCTTTCTGGCGCCAGGTCCCCGATATCAGCGCGACGATCCGCCGCCAGGACGATCTCCTGTTCAAGATGGGGCTGGGCGAAATCCCCTGGTTCCACCAGGTGACCTTCTCGATCTGGAGCCGTGTCGAAGCCATGGAAGCCTTCGCCTACAGCGGCTTCCACCGCGGCGCCATTGCCGAGGTGCGGCGGGCCGGTTGGTTCAGCGAGGAGCTCTTCGTGCGCTTCCGGGTTCTGCACGCCGAGGGCCGCTGGGAAGGGGCCGCGCCGCTTGCCGAAACGACCCGGCCGGTCCCCGGCACGGCGAACCAGGCCGCCTTCGCGGCCGAGCTGCCCTGA
- a CDS encoding magnesium chelatase subunit D, translating to MTDGPQAGGLSDAASLAAALLAIDPVGLGGLSLRARHGAERSNYLARLRRMLPHGTPERRLPMTIADEGLMGGLDLAATLNAGRPVVQRGLLADCDGGILTVPMAERLPATLAAKLALTMDKGAVVLERDGLAARHPSAFGLILLDEGIEPDEGPPACLLDRIAFHVAPAEWPSERDSTAPTPHDIASARQRLSFIEVGDPVIEALCEAAAALGIGSVRAPRLALAAARAAAALFGRDRIGEEDAALAARLVLAPRAAALPPEAEPPAESQAQDPEETADGPEQESPQSDDGSGRAVPENLVVAAARAAIPPDLLARLGAGQTAARGGTGRGRAGPRRSAAGRGRPVGARRGSPRAGQRLSLVETLRAAAPWQTIRRRASESGAAAARAPILVRPDDFRIVRTKDHPRATTIFVVDASGSAALNRLAEAKGAVELLLADCYIRRDSVALIAFSGRDAELLLPPTRSLARAKRCLSGFPAGGGTPLAAAIESAAALAHGEARKGQTPAIVFLTDGRGNVARDGATGPEPARGDALAAARDLAAQGTASLLIDISPRARPQGRTLADAMDGRYIALPHADAASLSGAIQTASGRAVGR from the coding sequence ATGACCGACGGGCCGCAAGCGGGCGGTCTCTCGGACGCGGCCTCGCTGGCGGCGGCGCTGCTCGCGATCGATCCCGTCGGCCTGGGAGGCCTCTCGTTGCGGGCACGGCACGGCGCCGAGCGGTCCAACTACCTCGCGCGACTCCGCCGCATGCTGCCGCACGGCACGCCGGAACGGCGCCTGCCGATGACCATCGCGGACGAAGGCCTGATGGGCGGGCTGGACCTGGCGGCGACGCTCAACGCCGGCCGTCCGGTCGTGCAGCGGGGTCTGCTGGCGGACTGCGACGGCGGCATCCTCACGGTCCCCATGGCGGAACGCCTGCCGGCCACGCTCGCGGCCAAGCTCGCGCTCACCATGGACAAGGGCGCCGTCGTGCTGGAGCGCGACGGCCTGGCGGCGCGCCACCCGAGCGCATTCGGCCTGATCCTGCTGGACGAGGGGATCGAGCCCGACGAAGGACCACCGGCCTGCCTCCTGGACCGGATCGCCTTTCATGTCGCGCCGGCGGAATGGCCTTCCGAGCGGGACTCGACCGCCCCGACGCCGCACGACATCGCCAGCGCCCGTCAGCGGCTGTCCTTCATAGAGGTCGGGGACCCCGTTATCGAAGCGCTCTGCGAAGCGGCCGCCGCCCTCGGCATCGGCTCGGTGCGCGCACCGCGCCTCGCGCTCGCGGCTGCCCGGGCGGCAGCGGCGCTGTTCGGCCGCGACCGGATCGGCGAGGAGGACGCCGCGCTCGCCGCGCGCCTCGTGCTCGCGCCGCGCGCGGCCGCCCTGCCGCCCGAGGCGGAGCCGCCCGCGGAGAGCCAAGCGCAAGACCCCGAGGAAACGGCGGACGGCCCGGAACAGGAGAGCCCGCAGAGCGACGACGGCAGCGGACGCGCCGTACCGGAGAACCTCGTGGTCGCCGCGGCCCGGGCAGCGATCCCACCCGACCTGCTGGCCCGGCTCGGCGCCGGCCAGACGGCGGCCCGCGGCGGTACCGGACGGGGCCGCGCCGGCCCGAGAAGAAGCGCCGCCGGCCGCGGCCGACCGGTCGGCGCGCGGCGCGGCAGCCCGCGCGCGGGGCAGCGCCTCAGTCTGGTCGAAACCCTGCGCGCCGCAGCGCCCTGGCAGACGATCCGGCGGCGGGCCTCGGAGAGCGGCGCGGCGGCGGCCCGCGCGCCGATCCTCGTCCGCCCCGACGATTTCCGCATTGTGCGGACCAAGGACCACCCCAGGGCGACGACGATCTTCGTGGTCGACGCCTCGGGCTCGGCGGCGCTGAACCGCCTGGCCGAGGCCAAGGGCGCGGTCGAATTACTGCTCGCCGACTGCTACATCCGCCGCGACAGTGTCGCGCTGATTGCCTTCAGCGGAAGGGACGCCGAACTGCTGCTGCCGCCGACCCGATCCCTGGCCCGGGCCAAGCGCTGCCTTTCCGGCTTTCCGGCCGGCGGCGGCACGCCCTTGGCCGCCGCGATCGAGTCGGCAGCGGCGCTCGCCCACGGCGAGGCGCGCAAGGGGCAGACCCCGGCGATCGTGTTCCTGACCGACGGCCGGGGCAATGTCGCCAGAGACGGCGCGACCGGCCCGGAGCCCGCCCGAGGCGACGCGCTCGCCGCCGCCCGCGACCTCGCGGCGCAGGGCACAGCCAGCCTGCTGATCGACATCTCGCCCCGGGCGCGGCCCCAGGGGAGGACGCTGGCCGATGCCATGGACGGGCGTTACATCGCCCTGCCGCACGCCGACGCGGCGAGCCTTTCGGGCGCGATCCAAACCGCCTCGGGCCGGGCCGTCGGGCGGTGA